A genomic region of Bacteroidota bacterium contains the following coding sequences:
- a CDS encoding DUF177 domain-containing protein produces the protein MKIQITGLSDGIHRYQFAVNPAELTLGEYFDGDVAVEAVLDKSAAQILLTASITATARFTCDRCISLFTQRLNSEYSMLYVNEGIETQHLDPAEVQVIPPGLHIINIAEDVRQTVMLSVPLKVLCKETCKGLCPLCGTNLNEQACTCSDTEIDSRWEELRKLQSN, from the coding sequence GTGAAAATCCAAATTACCGGACTCTCAGATGGTATTCACCGGTACCAATTTGCAGTCAATCCGGCGGAATTGACGCTCGGAGAGTATTTCGATGGAGACGTGGCGGTTGAGGCCGTTCTCGACAAATCCGCCGCGCAAATTCTCCTCACGGCGTCCATCACGGCAACGGCACGGTTTACCTGCGACCGGTGTATATCACTGTTCACGCAGCGCCTCAACTCGGAATATTCGATGCTGTATGTGAATGAGGGAATTGAAACGCAGCATCTTGACCCGGCGGAAGTTCAGGTTATTCCACCCGGACTCCATATCATCAACATCGCCGAAGATGTCCGGCAAACGGTAATGCTTTCCGTTCCGCTCAAGGTGTTGTGCAAGGAAACGTGCAAAGGCTTGTGCCCGTTGTGCGGAACGAATTTGAACGAGCAGGCCTGCACGTGCTCGGATACGGAGATCGATTCCCGTTGGGAAGAATTGCGAAAACTGCAAAGCAATTGA
- a CDS encoding radical SAM protein, whose amino-acid sequence MDRIYRLIKLNRLVRSHRVKFLSVLAAHTLKMRHLFLRFDPVMACNLRCTMCYFSDEEYRKTAKGIFKKEEIERIAGLLFPKTLQLVIGCGTEPTLYKDFTEIIRLGKSHNIPFVGFTSNGMLFTDDHLSQFVEYGLDELALSVHGVQKETYERFMVNASFGKFIDVLERLDALKKAANVSTPNLRVNYTVNSENLEELRGFFDVFGKYSIRTLQVRPVMDIGGTFRTPLGGPEIETYRSIVSGLAAECKRRNITLLANTADPSYEQTNENTVILEAVKRYISPQVVWRKDFNWRNESYDAFCKRIGWSGYLLKNVFSNREKLPDNAVTFSGKYAARYEVSF is encoded by the coding sequence TGGCTGCTCACACCCTGAAGATGCGCCATTTGTTCCTGCGGTTCGATCCTGTCATGGCGTGCAATCTTCGCTGCACAATGTGTTACTTCAGCGATGAGGAATACCGCAAAACTGCCAAGGGCATTTTCAAGAAAGAGGAAATAGAGCGCATCGCCGGGCTGTTGTTCCCGAAAACCCTGCAGCTCGTTATCGGCTGCGGAACAGAGCCGACGCTCTACAAGGATTTCACGGAAATCATCCGGCTGGGAAAATCGCACAACATCCCGTTTGTCGGCTTCACCTCAAACGGCATGCTCTTCACGGACGATCACCTTTCGCAGTTCGTCGAATACGGCCTGGATGAGCTGGCGCTTTCAGTGCACGGCGTTCAGAAGGAGACGTACGAACGCTTCATGGTGAATGCGTCGTTCGGGAAGTTCATTGACGTACTGGAACGGCTTGATGCCCTGAAGAAGGCTGCCAACGTCTCCACGCCGAATCTTCGGGTGAACTACACGGTCAATTCAGAGAATCTTGAAGAGTTGCGCGGCTTCTTTGATGTGTTCGGCAAATACAGCATCAGAACGTTGCAGGTCCGCCCGGTAATGGATATCGGCGGAACATTCCGTACACCGCTGGGCGGCCCGGAAATCGAAACATACAGATCAATCGTCAGCGGACTTGCGGCGGAATGCAAGCGCCGTAACATTACACTGCTGGCAAATACCGCAGATCCTTCATACGAACAAACGAATGAAAACACTGTCATTCTTGAAGCAGTAAAGCGCTACATCTCTCCCCAGGTAGTGTGGCGAAAGGACTTCAACTGGCGGAACGAATCGTATGACGCCTTTTGCAAGCGGATCGGATGGAGCGGCTATCTGCTGAAAAATGTGTTTTCGAACCGGGAAAAGCTGCCCGATAATGCGGTCACCTTTTCGGGCAAGTATGCCGCACGGTACGAAGTGAGTTTCTAA
- the plsX gene encoding phosphate acyltransferase PlsX, which produces MRIAVDAMGGDYAPQNVVAGALDALDSTGGRFSLLLVGQEERIQQELQKHPVAQALKDSYTITDAREIIEFNDGATAALKTKKDSSLAVAIALHRDGNADAVVSAGHTGAMLSASTLLLGRIGGIGRPTIGALIPTSAHIPSLLVDAGTNVDCKPRHLFEFAVMGSTYIEAMLGKKNPSVGLLSIGEEDNKGNEVTLEAFALLKNSKLNFFGNVEGRDILKGKVDVVVCDGFIGNILLKFGESVPAFFKAKFMNFADRSIINKLVALVARSGMRSVMKELDYQEHGGVPLLGVNGVSIIGHGGSTPKAIKNMIFRAEEMVQRKVNARIQEAMKQYA; this is translated from the coding sequence ATACGTATTGCCGTTGATGCGATGGGTGGAGATTACGCTCCGCAGAATGTTGTTGCAGGAGCACTGGATGCTTTGGACTCAACAGGGGGACGTTTTTCGCTGCTTCTCGTCGGGCAGGAGGAACGCATACAACAGGAATTGCAGAAACATCCCGTGGCGCAGGCCTTGAAAGATTCGTACACCATAACCGATGCGCGGGAGATTATTGAATTCAACGACGGCGCGACGGCAGCACTGAAAACGAAGAAGGATTCTTCTCTTGCGGTCGCGATTGCCCTGCATCGCGATGGGAATGCGGATGCCGTCGTCAGTGCCGGACACACGGGCGCAATGCTTTCCGCTTCGACATTACTCCTGGGAAGAATCGGCGGTATAGGCCGCCCGACAATCGGGGCTCTCATCCCCACGTCGGCTCACATCCCAAGCCTGCTTGTCGATGCCGGAACAAATGTCGATTGCAAGCCGCGGCATCTGTTCGAATTTGCGGTAATGGGATCAACGTATATCGAGGCAATGCTCGGAAAGAAGAATCCGAGCGTCGGGCTGCTCAGCATCGGCGAGGAAGACAATAAAGGCAATGAAGTGACGCTTGAGGCATTCGCCCTTCTGAAAAATAGCAAGCTCAACTTCTTCGGCAACGTGGAAGGAAGAGATATTTTGAAGGGAAAAGTGGATGTTGTTGTGTGTGACGGTTTCATCGGCAACATCCTGCTGAAATTCGGCGAGAGTGTTCCGGCGTTCTTCAAGGCAAAATTCATGAACTTCGCAGATCGGAGCATCATCAACAAACTTGTTGCGCTGGTTGCACGCAGCGGCATGCGCTCGGTGATGAAAGAACTGGATTACCAGGAACATGGCGGCGTCCCTTTGCTTGGTGTAAACGGCGTTTCCATTATCGGGCACGGCGGCTCGACGCCGAAAGCAATCAAGAATATGATATTCCGTGCGGAAGAAATGGTACAGCGCAAGGTGAATGCGCGAATTCAAGAAGCAATGAAGCAGTACGCGTAG
- the rpmF gene encoding 50S ribosomal protein L32 — protein MPNPKRRHSKTRGRKRRTHYKATAAAKAECPNCHSMKLPHRACPNCGFYNGRFIKVPKTA, from the coding sequence ATGCCAAATCCAAAACGCAGACACTCGAAAACACGGGGCAGAAAGCGCCGCACGCATTACAAGGCAACCGCGGCCGCGAAAGCCGAATGCCCCAATTGCCATTCGATGAAACTTCCGCATCGAGCCTGCCCCAATTGTGGCTTCTATAATGGTCGCTTCATCAAAGTTCCGAAAACCGCCTGA
- a CDS encoding DUF3276 family protein, producing MFTLENNGYKDEIFTKRVRAGKRTYFFDVKSTKSEKDFYITITESKRVGDDEYEKHKIFLYKEDFEKFREALVETVEHVQSQLLEIAPTEKQD from the coding sequence ATGTTTACCTTGGAGAACAACGGCTACAAAGACGAAATCTTCACCAAACGGGTGCGTGCAGGTAAACGAACGTACTTCTTTGATGTAAAGTCCACCAAATCGGAGAAGGATTTCTACATCACCATCACCGAAAGCAAACGGGTCGGCGACGACGAATACGAAAAGCACAAAATCTTCCTCTATAAAGAAGACTTCGAGAAGTTCCGCGAAGCTCTCGTCGAAACTGTGGAGCACGTCCAGAGCCAATTGCTGGAAATTGCTCCGACTGAGAAGCAAGACTGA